TAAGAGAAAGTAATCTAGAAAAAGATAGGAGAGGAAAGGAAAGTGAAGTGATGATCGTGTTATGTGAGTGTGAGGGTTGATTTATAGCAGCTAATGCCCAAAATCATTCCccctttttaaaaaatgttagctttggaaaataaaattgttgtgaATACATATAGAATAGAATATTCATGTTATTAagtataattatatttgtatttatttgtaattatttttatatatacactAATAATAACCTATGAATAATGacaatcataaataaaatagttataaatataattatacttaATCACATGAATATTCTTTTCTAAAAATTCTTCCAAGGTTTTCAATTATAagactttttttcaaaaatagtttgtctcttttttataaatttttaggtgcaattattattaatttttaaatacatctcttattaatactactatcaatttatatatatgtaaagtTAACAATAAATATCAAGAGCGCTGATATGATATGGCACGAGTCTCTTCTAACTTAATCAAGGTTCTGAGTTTGATATCTCGCTTGGATATGTAGCAACGTTAAAATTCATAGGCAGAGCTTGTCGCCATTTGGGTCCCACATGGTTCGTGGGATTACTCTCTGCAATTGCGTGCAGACGATATCCggttcacacaaaaaaaaaaaaaatcaatagtaaATACAGGGTAATTTAATAATAGTCACACACTTTtaagacaaatttattatttcaatagtctttttaaatatccgtaattttttttatcttattcatcctcatctgcatcaCGTTCATCATTTTTTTCACTAATTTATAGTAAGAAAGTACATTCAAATAtacctaaaaaatttataattggaAATGTCCTAATAGAAATCTAGTTTAGAAATGGAAAGGTCCTAATAGGATCCGTTCTTTTTTCCAGAAAGTGGCTCGTGGTAGTCTTATGACTAATGAAGAGAACCACAATATCAATATGACAAATGGCAATAGTTGTCCCCAGCGCCAACAAGGACTTGAATCCATTATGCATGTATTAAGAGACTTCGaagaaataatgaaattttggtCCTCAATTATCAAACCTGATAATTGGGCAAAATTCTTTAGCATGGATCTCATGTCTTGGCTTGAATGGTACCTTGATAATGGAgatattgaaaatacacttggAGTTGGGTGACTGTTTTTGGCGTCTCTATCAAATCATTGTGGAAGGATCGTAATGATTGGTTTTTAATTAGTATTCCAACCTTCGACACATTTGGCTTCTTCATATAGCTAACCGAGTGCAAATGGTAGTTAATAGTATTATTAAACCCGCGGCTTATATGGAGAGCTTTTGCTCCATCATTCCGATTAGATGGGAGCTCCCTCCTATAGATACTCTTAAGTTTAATGTAGATGTAGCGCAAAGTAAAAGGAATGACTTCTCAGCGTGTGGCAAATTGCTTAGAGACTCTCATGGTGGTCTTATTCAAGGTTTTTATTGCAACTTTGGCCGCAATAATGCTCAGGGTGCTGAGATGTGGAGTTTAGTTCATGGTATGCGTATTGCTCGTCATCTTAACCGtgtcatttttaaaatagactCTACCTTTATTGCAGATGTTGTTCTCAATCGTATTTTACCATCACCTCTTATCTCAAACCTCTCCTAGAAGAGGTGTTTAATCTACTAAATTTTTCGGATTTATTATCCAAAAGGGATTTGATGCTCCTTTCTCCCCGAATTTAATTATTTctgaatatgattttttgcatGCTCTTCTAGTTTTAGATTGTGAGGTTTCTACTACCCCTCGCTTAATTCGTTAATTTaagtcttttataaaaataaatccgACAATTTTCTTGGTAAATAAAACGACAAATAGATTAgagtaaacaaattaaacaaaagcGATAAACatcatttctttaattaatactagtatttaataataattcttaCAAGAACCATAAATCACACACACATAACATCACTCTTTATCATGTAGTGATGATTCAAGCTCAAAAGTAAACACCATATTTTAACACAAGATGAAACCAACCTCCTAACACTAAAACACAACaatctaatttataaataaactcgaaattaattttttaatattctaatCATCTTAACTAACGAGGACATTTTGGCTCAAATGCAAGAGGCCCAACAGTGTAAATAGTGAAATGAAGACCCTTAGACACATAAGGTTTCCCGGACCTAAGAGCAGCACCAGTAAGCCCACCATTAAGATTTGAAGGCTTCAGCCCATTTGGAGCACTAACCAAAACAACATTACACTTATGAGGTGCATAGGTTTTGATACTCTTTGGGCCTTCAATGAAGAAATAACCATTCTTATCAGTCTTATGTGTTTGAACAAACTTGTACTTTGTGCTGTTACATTGTAGCTTCACAACGGCACCTTCaatattcaattttgaaaacaaaattaataatggtCATTGTCttttagcaacaaaaagaaaaataatgacatTACTGGGAAAGTGtacaaaatatacaaaagttgaAATATCACTGTATCACAAAAGATCTATGAGAATGACATTActgagaaaacaaaaatagtgaaGTTAAAAGTTGAGAAACAAACCATGAAGTGCTTTAGCTCCCAAGAGAGTATGAACACCAGCATACTTGCAAGATTTTACATAAACAACACCTTGAACAGCTATAAAGCGTCTAGGAACAGGAGAAGGATGCAATGGTGGGTGAGCTGGAACAGGGGGGTGCAATGGTGGGTGTGTTGGAACAACGGGAGTGTGAATAGGAGGCTTAACAGGAGCATAAGCAGGTgggtgatgatggtggtggtgaccAGTTGGTGGTTTAGCAGGAACAGGGGTAGAATGGTGAGGAGGGTGTGAAGGAGTGTGAGAAATAGGGGAAGGAGCAGGGGATGGTGTGTGATTATGGtggtgatgatggtggtgagGGGCGTTAGACGGTGGATGATGTGGTGACTTAGTTGGAGGGTGAAGTGGAGAATGTGAGTGATGTGGAGGGTAAGTTGGTGGAAGAGTTTCAAGGTGTTCGGCAAATGCAATGAAAGAGGTTAGTTGAAGGAAAAGAAGCCACATTGCAAGGGTTTTGGCCATTTCTCTTTGTAAGAGAAAGTAATCTAGAAAAAGATAGGAGAGGAAAGGAAAGTGAAGTGATGATCGTGTTATGTGAGTGTGAGGGTTGATTTATAGCAGCTAATGCCCAAAATCATTCCccctttttaaaaaatgttagctttggaaaataaaattgttgtgaATACATATAGAATAGAATATTCATGTTATTAagtataattatatttgtatttatttgtaattatttttatatatacactAATAATAACCTATGAATAATGacaatcataaataaaatagttataaatataattatacttaATCACATGAATATTCTTTTCTAAAAATTCTTCCAAGGTTTTCAATTATAagactttttttcaaaaatagtttgtctcttttttataaatttttaggtgcaattattattaatttttaaatacatctcttattaatactactatcaatttatatatatgtaaagtTAACAATAAATATCAAGAGCGCTGATATGATATGGCACGAGTCTCTTCTAACTTAATCAAGGTTCTGAGTTTGATATCTCGCTTGGATATGTAGCAACGTTAAAATTCATAGGGAGAGCTTGTCGCCATTTGGGTCCCACATGGTTCgtgggattagtctctgcaattgCGTGCAGACGATATCCggttcacacaaaaaaaaaaaaaatcaatagtaaATACAGGGTAATTTAATAATAGTCACACACTTTtaagacaaatttattatttcaatagtctttttaaatatccgtaattttttttatcttattcatcctcatctgcatcaCGTTCATCATTTTTTTCACTAATTTATAGTAAGAAAGTACATTCAAATAtacctaaaaaatttataattggaAATGTCCTAATAGAAATCTAGTTTAGAAATGGAAAGGTCCTAATAGGATCCGTTCTTTTTTCCAGAAAGTGGCTCGTGGTAGTCTTATGACTAATGAAGAGAACCACAATATCAATATGACAAATGGCAATAGTTGTCCCCAGCGCCAACAAGGACTTGAATCCATTATGCATGTATTAAGAGACTTCGaagaaataatgaaattttggtCCTCAATTATCAAACCTGATAATTGGGCAAAATTCTTTAGCATGGATCTCATGTCTTGGCTTGAATGGTACCTTGATAATGGAgatattgaaaatacacttggAGTTGGGTGACTGTTTTTGGCGTCTCTATCAAATCATTGTGGAAGGATCGTAATGATTGGTTTTTAATTAGTATTCCAACCTTCGACACATTTGGCTTCTTCATATAGCTAACCGAGTGCAAATGGTAGTTAATAGTATTATTAAACCCGCGGCTTATATGGAGAGCTTTTGCTCCATCATTCCGATTAGATGGGAGCTCCCTCCTATAGATACTCTTAAGTTTAATGTAGATGTAGCGCAAAGTAAAAGGAATGACTTCTCAGCGTGTGGCAAATTGCTTAGAGACTCTCATGGTGGTCTTATTCAAGGTTTTTATTGCAACTTTGGCCGCAATAATGCTCAGGGTGCTGAGATGTGGAGTTTAGTTCATGGTATGCGTATTGCTCGTCATCTTAACCGtgtcatttttaaaatagactCTACCTTTATTGCAGATGTTGTTCTCAATCGTATTTTACCATCACCTCTTATCTCAAACCTCTCCTAGAAGAGGTGTTTAATCTACTAAATTTTTCGGATTTATTATCCAAAAGGGATTTGATGCTCCTTTCTCCCCGAATTTAATTATTTctgaatatgattttttgcatGCTCTTCTAGTTTTAGATTGTGAGGTTTCTACTACCCCTCGCTTAATTCGTTAATTTaagtcttttataaaaataaatccgACAATTTTCTTGGTAAATAAAACGACAAATAGATTAgagtaaacaaattaaacaaaagcGATAAACatcatttctttaattaatactagtatttaataataattcttaCAAGAACCATAAATCACACACACATAACATCACTCTTTATCATGTAGTGATGATTCAAGCTCAAAAGTAAACACCATATTTTAACACAAGATGAAACCAACCTCCTAACACTAAAACACAACaatctaatttataaataaactcgaaattaattttttaatattctaatCATCTTAACTAACGAGGACATTTTGGCTCAAATGCAAGAGGCCCAACAGTGTAAATAGTGAAATGAAGACCCTTAGACACATAAGGTTTCCCGGACCTAAGAGCAGCACCAGTAAGCCCACCATTAAGATTTGAAGGCTTCAGCCCATTTGGAGCACTAACCAAAACAACATTACACTTATGAGGTGCATAGGTTTTGATACTCTTTGGGCCTTCAATGAAGAAATAACCATTCTTATCAGTCTTATGTGTTTGAACAAACTTGTACTTTGTGCTGTTACATTGTAGCTTCACAACGGCACCTTCaatattcaattttgaaaacaaaattaataatggtCATTGTCttttagcaacaaaaagaaaaataatgacatTACTGGGAAAGTGtacaaaatatacaaaagttgaAATATCACTGTATCACAAAAGATCTATGAGAATGACATTActgagaaaacaaaaatagtgaaCTTAAAAGTTGAGAAACAAACCATGAAGTGCTTTAGCTCCCAAGAGAGTATGAACACCAGCATACTTGCAAGATTTTACATAAACAACACCTTGAACAGCTATAAAGCGTCTAGGAACAGGAGAAGGATGCAATGGTGGGTGAGCTGGAACAGGGGGGTGCAATGGTGGGTGTGTTGGAACAACGGGAGTGTGAATAGGAGGCTTAACAGGAGCATAAGCAGGTgggtgatgatggtggtggtgaccAGTTGGTGGTTTAGCAGGAACAGGGGTAGAATGGTGAGGAGGGTGTGAAGGAGTGTGAGAAATAGGGGAAGGAGCAGGGGATGGTGTGTGATTATGGtggtgatgatggtggtgagGGGCGTTAGACGGTGGATGATGTGGTGACTTAGTTGGAGGGTGAAGTGGAGAATGTGAGTGATGTGGAGGGTAAGTTGGTGGAAGAGTTTCAAGGTGTTCGGCAAATGCAATGAAAGAGGTTAGTTGAAGGAAAAGAAGCCACATTGCAAGGGTTTTGGCCATTTCTCTTTGTAAGAGAAAGTAATCTAGAAAAAGATAGGAGAGGAAAGGAAAGTGAAGTGATGATGGTGTTATGTGAGTGTGAGGGTTGATTTATAGCAGCTAATGCCCAAAATCATTCCccctttttaaaaaatgttagctttggaaaataaaattgttgtgaATACATATAGAATAGAATATTCATGTTATTAagtataattatatttgtatttgttggaacaaaattgatttaaaaatgtttgcccctatatctataaaggttttgatgataacaaagtattaattaacaattggaaggactaaaaatttattttaagtgtgcagatataagcatcatataagctctgaatgaagttcagaggatgtgaattcagaagttcacaagcgctcagaagatgttggacttcagaagttacaaccttcagaggatgaagtcttcagaacttcttgactgactactaagcttcatcaaagtctgaagatctctttgaaagctgtgaagattctctctgttagtcaactcttctaccaatgaagaaaaggacccttcaagcctgatcagttcagctaccctcaatttgtctgttctcttttgagaacgtgggtcttcagttttgttagctgaataaggaaagtccactctgcagtagtcaaagtaactgaaactctttcttagttttggatacaaccaaactgcatcaagacagactgcttgaagacaaaagattatcaactccaacggttctttttgcaacgactcttttctagtggtatatatactagaagattcggctacaacaaataatataattaaggattgaacgtacgctgaacaaactctgaactttgtgatatacaagctctgaaccgctgttaagtgtttttgcacttagtctatactctgtactctttgtattgacTTTCTttaggttctgttaagagcatttgtatattgttatatacttttctattacttgaggaaacttaagcttgtgtgcttaagtgtgaagtcttaagcttgtgtgcttgagcattgttgagaagtctcttgcttgtgtgcttgagcaggtgtaatcttgtgtgattatagtgaactcccttggaagtgcaaggggactggactactctcgttttgtgagaggaaccagtataaattgcttgtgtgatttctctctctctatcttgttcttatttgtgttatttatccgctgctaacgtagttgagttaagaacttgaaaaagttttaacttggctaaaacacaattcaaccccccccccttcttgtgttttcacaccttcaattggtatctagagctctggtctgttactttcacttaacagtgagacagtaaagatcttgtgagaacactatgtctggaggagacgatagtagcactagaaccggtgaggccagtggtgctggtggtggtcctagaaatgcttttggttatgactacttaagtaatgaatcacatgaacatagtggcaatagaaaagcccctatattcaatggtgatgcatcattatttgagtggtggaaggaaagactgtatagcaatattactgctattgatcatgagttgtgggatttggttgagctgggagtaacttttgaaaacttaaatgaacatggaaggttgtccattgagcatagaaagttactcacaccagctaacttaaaaacctatactaagcatcatagagtaaaggacattgttgttggtgctattagacatgaagactatgtcagaatagaggacaagtctactgctaaatctatctttgattctatgtgtgctacctatgatggtaatgaaaaggttcaagaggctaaagctagtcttttgataaggcaatatgaactattcactatgcaacaagatgaaaacattgagactatgtttacaaggtttcaaatccttgtatctggtcttaaagctcttaagagaagttattccacctatgaccatgttcagaagattctgagaagtc
This portion of the Trifolium pratense cultivar HEN17-A07 linkage group LG3, ARS_RC_1.1, whole genome shotgun sequence genome encodes:
- the LOC123914678 gene encoding non-classical arabinogalactan protein 31-like, whose protein sequence is MAKTLAMWLLFLQLTSFIAFAEHLETLPPTYPPHHSHSPLHPPTKSPHHPPSNAPHHHHHHHNHTPSPAPSPISHTPSHPPHHSTPVPAKPPTGHHHHHHPPAYAPVKPPIHTPVVPTHPPLHPPVPAHPPLHPSPVPRRFIAVQGVVYVKSCKYAGVHTLLGAKALHGAVVKLQCNSTKYKFVQTHKTDKNGYFFIEGPKSIKTYAPHKCNVVLVSAPNGLKPSNLNGGLTGAALRSGKPYVSKGLHFTIYTVGPLAFEPKCPHYFLLQREMAKTLAMWLLFLQLTSFIAFAEHLETLPPTYPPHHSHSPLHPPTKSPHHPPSNAPHHHHHHHNHTPSPAPSPISHTPSHPPHHSTPVPAKPPTGHHHHHHPPAYAPVKPPIHTPVVPTHPPLHPPVPAHPPLHPSPVPRRFIAVQGVVYVKSCKYAGVHTLLGAKALHGAVVKLQCNSTKYKFVQTHKTDKNGYFFIEGPKSIKTYAPHKCNVVLVSAPNGLKPSNLNGGLTGAALRSGKPYVSKGLHFTIYTVGPLAFEPKCPR
- the LOC123918471 gene encoding non-classical arabinogalactan protein 31-like, coding for MAKTLAMWLLFLQLTSFIAFAEHLETLPPTYPPHHSHSPLHPPTKSPHHPPSNAPHHHHHHHNHTPSPAPSPISHTPSHPPHHSTPVPAKPPTGHHHHHHPPAYAPVKPPIHTPVVPTHPPLHPPVPAHPPLHPSPVPRRFIAVQGVVYVKSCKYAGVHTLLGAKALHGAVVKLQCNSTKYKFVQTHKTDKNGYFFIEGPKSIKTYAPHKCNVVLVSAPNGLKPSNLNGGLTGAALRSGKPYVSKGLHFTIYTVGPLAFEPKCPR